In Formosa haliotis, the sequence ATTATCATCGTTTGTAATCATAAGTTTAAATTGTTCTTTAACGTTATCATAATCTACTTTTAGCTTATTTAAAAGCTTAGTGGTAGGGTCGTTTTCGTTCCTTAAAATACACAGCAATAAATGCGCGGTATTAATGGAATTACTTTGAAATAATTTGGCTTCTAAAAACGTAGTTTTTAAAGCCCGCTCAGCTTGTCTGGTAAGGTGCAAATTCTTTTTCTCGTTAGAAATTGCCGTTAGGGTAGGGTTTGCAGGGCTTAATATTTCAACTTTTCTCCTTAAATGATTTAAATCTATATCTAAGGCATTTAAAATGTTTATTGCTTTCCCGTTTCCGTCTCTTAAAAGTCCAAGCATAAGATGTTCTGTACCTATAAAGTCGTGACCTAAGCGTAGGGCTTCTTCTTTACTGTATGCAATAACATCTTTTACTCTTGGTGAAAAATTATCATCCATAAATTAAATCCTTTCTGCATTAAAATTACTAAAACATATTACCAAAGGCAAAAAGTATTCCTTAAATTATATGATTTGTGCTAAGAGAAATAAAATCTTTAATAAATCAAAATAATTAGGGGCTTACTTATTAACTAAACACCTAGGGTAGATTGTTAATAAAAACTGTTAAAAAAGCTGTTAAAACCCCTGCTATGACTCGGGAAATGGTTATCTTAGCGCGATTTGAAACACACAAGATAACTAAATTAATTTTATAGATGGCAGAAGGAGAAAAGCTTATTCCAATTAATATAGAGGACGAAATGAAAACGGCCTACATTGATTATTCAATGTCGGTCATTGTGTCACGTGCCTTACCAGATGTTAGAGATGGATTAAAACCGGTACATAGACGTGTTTTATTCGGAATGCATGAATTAGGAATTAGAGCAACTGGTGCACATAAAAAGTCAGCAAGAATTGTTGGGGAAGTATTAGGAAAGTACCACCCACACGGAGATACGTCGGTTTACGATGCTATGGTGCGTATGGCTCAAGAATGGAGTTTACGTTATATGTTAGTAGACGGCCAAGGTAATTTTGGTTCTGTAGATGGCGATAGTCCGGCAGCAATGCGTTATACAGAAGCACGTATGCGTAAAATCTCTGAGGACATGTTGGCAGATATAGATAAGGAAACTGTAGATCATAAATTAAATTTTGATGATACCTTACAGGAACCAACCGTATTGCCAACTCGAATTCCAGGTTTATTAATTAATGGAGCTTCAGGAATTGCCGTAGGTATGGCAACCAATATGCCACCACACAATTTAACTGAAGTTGTAGATGGTATTGTTGCATTTATTGAAAATAAAGATATTGAAGTCGACGAGCTTATAAATTATATTAAAGCTCCAGATTTTCCTACCGGAGGAACTATTTATGGTTACGATGGAGTTAAGGAAGCTTTTCGTACAGGTCGTGGACGTATAGTAATGCGTGCCAAGGCTAATATTGAGGAGGTACAAGGTCGTGAATGTATTATTGTTACAGAAATTCCGTACCAAGTTAATAAGGCAGACATGATTAAAAAGACTGCCGATTTAGTTAACGAAAAGAAATTAGAAGGTATCGCTACTATACGCGATGAGTCTGATAGAAACGGAATGCGTATTGTTTTTGTGTTAAAGCGAGAAGCCATTCCTAATATTGTACTAAACAAATTATACAAGTATACACAACTGCAAACGTCTTTTAGTGTAAATAATATTGCATTAGTAGAAGGGCGTCCGCAATTATTAAACTTAAAAGATTTAATCCATCATTTTGTTGAGCACAGACACGAAGTTGTTGTTAGACGTACAACTTACGAATTACGTAAAGCAGAAGAGCGTGCACATATTTTAGAAGGATTAATTATAGCTTCTGATAATATTGATGAAGTAATAAAAATTATTAGATCTTCTTCTAACGCCGATGAAGCTAGAGAACGTTTAATAGAACGTTTTAAACTTTCGGAAATACAAGCGAAAGCTATAGTCGAGATGCGTCTTCGTCAACTTACCGGACTGGAGCAAGATAAATTACGTTCAGAATATGACGAAATTATGTTAACTATAGAAGACTTAAAGGATATCCTAGACAAGAAAGAACGTCGTATGGATATTATTAAGGAAGAGCTTATAGTTATTAGAGATAAGTATGGCGATGAGCGTCGTTCGGTTATAGAATATGCTGGAGGAGATTTAAGTATTGAAGATATGATTCCAGATGAGCAAGTTGTAATTACAATTTCGCACGCTGGGTATATTAAACGTACATCGCTTACAGAATACAAAACGCAACATAGAGGTGGTGTTGGACAAAAAGCATCGACCACACGTAACGAGGATTTCTTAGAACATTTATTTGTAGGTACCAACCACCAGTATATGTTATTCTTTACACAAAAAGGAAAATGTTTCTGGATGCGTGTATACGAAATCCCGGAAGGTAGTAAAACCTCTAAAGGAAGAGCGATTCAGAATTTAATAAATATCGAGCAAGACGATAAAGTCATGGCGTTTATTTGTACGCAAGATCTTAAAGATGAAGATTACATTAATAGTCATTATGTAATTATGGCGACTAAAAATGGCCAGGTTAAGAAAACATCTTTAGAGCAATATTCTCGTCCGAGAACCAACGGAATTAACGCGATTACCATTAAGGAAGATGATGTGCTTTTAGAAGCTAAGCTTACCACAGGAACAAGTCAAGTTATGTTGGCATTAAAATCTGGTAAAGCCATTCGTTTCGAAGAAGCTAAAACAAGACCAATGGGTAGGGGAGCCTCTGGAGTTAGAGGTATCACACTAGCTGAAGAAAATGACGAAGTTATCGGAATGATTACTGTAGAAAACCCACAAGAAGAATCTGTACTTGTAGTCTCTGAAAACGGATATGGTAAACGTACCTATATTGACGATCCAGAAGATGGAGAACCAGTATACCGAATTACAAATCGTGGAGGAAAAGGTGTAAAAACTATTTCTATTACAGAAAAAACAGGTAAATTAGTGGCAATCAAGACGGTATCAGATTCAGATGATCTTATGATTATCAATAAATCGGGTATTGCTATTAGAATTGCTGTTAAAGATTTACGTGTAATGGGTCGTGCAACGCAAGGGGTAAAACTTATTAATTTACGTAATGGAGATTCTATTGCAGCTGTTGCTAAAGTGATGCATGAAGAAGAAACTTTAGAAGACTTGGAAGGAGCAGAGGGTGATATTATTCCTGTAGACGGAGAAGATTCACCATCTATTGAAAACAATAACTTAGAAAATAATTAATAAACATATTAACTTAATTTGATTACAATGAAAAAACAGATTATAGTTGCTTTAGCTTTATCGGTTAGTGCATTTGCAGTCGCACAAAAAAAGAACTAAAAGCAGCAGAAAAAGCAATTAAAGGTAACAATTATGCAGAGGCAAAGGCCGCTTTAAATCAAGTAGAGCCAATGTTATCTTCTATAGATGAAAAGTATAAGTCGAAGTATTATTTTTTACAAGCTGAGGCTTTATATGCTAACGGTGCAGGATCTGAAGCCGATGTTACAAAAGCCATAGAAAGCTTAAATAACGTAGACGATTCTATGAAAAGCGAAGTTGTAGAATTTAAACAAGAAATGCAAAACACATTTTTAGTTAAAGCTAACAACGATTTTAAAAATAAAAATTACTCAGCAGCAAATAAGGAATTTGAACAATTGTATAACATCATGCCTTCAGATACGACTTATTTATATTATGCAGCTGTAAGTGCAGTTAGCGATCAAGATTACGATTCAGCTTTAAAACACTATATTAAATTAGATGAATTAGGGTACACAGGTATTGAGACGCAATATTATGCAACAAACATTTCTACTAACGAGGAAGAAGTAATGTCTGAAAGCCAAAGAGATTTATTTGTAAAGGCAAAATCTCATATCAAGCCAGGTAAACGTAAAACAGAATCTAAGCAAGCCGAAATTACTAAAAACATTGCTTTAATTTATGTGTCTCAAGGTAAAAATGATGAGGCTTTAGAAGCGGTTAAAAAAGCAAGACAACAAGATCCAGAAAATTTAGATTTATTATTAACAGAAGCTAATTTATACTTAGAATTAGGAGAAACAGATAAATTTAAAGAATTAATGGAAGCAGCTGTTGCAAAGCAACCAGACAATCCAAACTTACATTACAACATTGGTGTTATTTCTTTAAAGAATAAAGAATTTGAAGCAGCAAGAACATCTTTTGAAAAGGCACTACAATTAAAGCCTGATTATGCAGATGCAGCCTTAAATGAGTCTACAACTTACATTGATGAAGGAAACTCTTTAATTGAAGAAATGAACAGTTTAGGTACTAGTAAAGCAGATAACCAACGTTATGATGAATTACGTGCTAAGAAAACAAGTTTATTCGATAAAGGGGCGCAAGTTTTAGAGCAATATATTGCTAAAAACCCTAACCCAGAGCCAAACATTTACCAACAATTAATTAATATTTACAATGCTGTTGGAAACGATAAAGCTAAAGACATTCAAGCAAAATTAGACGCTTCTAAATAAGTAGTTTTCTTATTATAATTTTAAAACCCATGATGTTTATTCGTCATGGGTTTTTTTATGTCTTTACGTAAGTAATATGGCTTTATAGAAGTGAGGGTAGGAACATCATTTTAACTAAAAATAAGCCCTTTGTTTTGTGTTTCTTAAATGGTTAATATTAGTTTGGCTATTTTAGGCTAAACGCTCTTTGAATAGCTTTAAATACTGTTTGGAGTTTTAATACATAATCATTTCAGAAAATTAATGGGTAATAGACATAAAATTAATTGTAACCTTGAGTTTTGGTGGGACGGATAGGGGACTAACATCTTAAAAATCCGAAATGAATTTTACCAAAACAATCTGGACTATCAAGTTGGGGCTATGGATAACATTTATAATTGGATGTTTGGAAAATAAGAAGATATTAATCGTATTATAAGATGGTTTCTTTGGGGGCATTAATGAGAAAAATCTACTCCTACGTCAATCATAATTAGCATTACAGTTAAAGCAGATTTATGTTGCTTGATCCGTTTTAAGATTTATTACTGGATTATTATATTAAGGATTAGGAAAGAATGGTGTATTAGTAATCCTATTATTTCTTGGTGCTAAAATGGTTTAAAGGATTAGTAGTTTAACTCAGTGGGGGAATTGAGGTTGATATGATATTTAAGAAACCTTTTAGTTAAGGTTAATTAAATTTTATTTTCAATGGTACCCTTGGGTTAAGATTACAACGAATAAGGAGTAGCTTAGATTGAATTAAAAGGTAGTGAGGAGTAAGAAATTCTATGCCAATAAAAAAGCCGCTGTAAAGCGGCTTTTTTTAATTTATATGATAATAGGATGATTAATTATCAGTGTCTTCTAAGATAATAAACTTAGAACGTCTGTTAGCTTGATGTTCTTCTTTAGTACATTTTACACCGTTAGAACAACCGTTAACCAATTGAGTTTCTCCGTAACCAATAGCACTTTCAATTCTACTTGGATCAATCTCTCTAGATAAGATATAATCTCTAGTAGATTTAGCACGTTTGTCAGATAAGGTTAAGTTATAGTTATCTGGTCCGCGGCTATCTGTATGCGATTCAATTTTAATACGCATATTAGGGTGTTCTCTCATTACCCCAACAATGTTTTCAAGTTCGTAAGCAGCATCAGTTCTAATATCCCATTTGTCGAAGTCGAAGTAAATTGGATTAATAACAATCTCGTCTTCTATAATTAGAGGGATTAAATTAAGATCTGTAATAATTTCGTTTCCGTTGATTAATGATGTATTTACTTCTCTTAAATCGTCTTTGTAATCGGCCTTACTACCTAAAACATTATACTTAGAGTTACACTTCACTCTAAAAGAATACATACCATCTTCTCCAGTCATAACTTGTTGCATAACTTTTCCAGTTTCATCAATTAACTGTACTGTTGCGAAAGATAATGGAACAAGGGTTCTGCTATCTCTAACTGTACCTTTAATAAGTTGAGAACAGATTTCGAATGAATAGATATCGTCGCTTCCCATTCCGCCTTCACGGTTAGAAGATAAATACCCACGGCCATTTTTTGCATCTATATTGAAAGCAAAATCATCGAAACCACTGTTAAAAGGAGCTCCTAAATTTTCAACCTTTGTACCTCCTTTAAGGACATCTGATTTAAAAATATCTAAGAATCCTAAGTTTACATAACTGTCTGATGAAAAGTATAAGGTGTTATCCTCATCAACAAAAGGAAACATTTCTTTTCCTTCAGTGTTAACCGCAGCACCTAAATTAACAGGAAAACCATAATTGTCTTCTCCTAAAATGGCTACTTTCCAAATATCTGTTTGACCAAATCCACCTTCTCTATCTGAAGTAAAGTATAACGTTTTGTTATCTGGACTTAAAGCAGGGTGACCAGTAGAGTATACACGGTCGTTAATAGATAATTCTTTAACATCTTGCCAAGTACTATCTATATACGTTGCTTTATAGATTTTTAAGTGAGAAGTTCCTTCTCGGTCTGCTTTTAATTTTTTGTTTTTACTTACGTTATCTCTAGTAAAATACATGGTTTTACCGTCGTTGGTAATAGCAACACTAGCTTCATGATATTTAGTATTGATATCGGACCCTTTAATATAGTTAGGGTAGCTATAGTTTAATGCATCTTCACCATCTGTAGCTTCAGAAATTTGAGACTGGTAGATGTCTAGGAAAGGTTCATTGTTCCATACATATAATTCGTCTCTATTCTTTTTAGAAGTAGAAGCAAAGTAAAAGGTTCCATCGTATTCAACCCCACCAAAATCTGAATTTTTAGTGTTTATTGGTAAATTTACTAATTCAACATAAACCCCTTCGGTACTTTTAAGTTTTTCATATAAAGCTACATTTGTAAAATCGGTTCCTTTGATTCGATCTTCATCTTTCTGAACTTCATTAAACTTTTCTAAGTATACCACAGCTTCATCGTACTGACCAAGACTTCTTAATGACTGAGCATATTTATAATAGTAAATAGGATCTATATCCTCGTATTTATTTACAGCTACTTCATACCATTGAGCAGCTTTTTCTGAATTTGAGTTGTTGTAGTAACAATCTCCTAATCGCGTTAATACGTGGGCGCTACTGTCTCCTTTTTTTACAGCTTCTTGATATAAATCACTTGCTTTAACATAAGCGTAATTTTTGAAGAATTTGTCGGCTACCTTTTTTTGAGCAAAGATAAAAGTACTCGAGAGCGCTAGTATTGTTAATATAATTTTTGTCTTCATAGTGGTAGTCTTTAGAAATATCTAGGGGATTTAATACGTCTTTCTTTAAATAATTCGAACATTAACATGATTTCGTGGGTTCCGCTTTGGTAGTGTCTTATTTCAGAATTCACTGGGAATTCATAAGTGTAACCAATTCGTATTTGTTTAGAAACTTGGAAATCAACCAAAGCTCCAATTGCATTTGTTCCTCTAAATCCATAATCAATAGTTCCATCTTGTAGGTCTCTATCATCTACACCTGGATTATGTCTATAACCAGCACCTAACCATAATTTTTCGTAAAATAAGAAATTAGCAGTTAAGTCGTAAGATAAAGGTGCTCCATTTGTCGCTTTTACAAGGAACGATGGTTTAAACTTAGTGTAGTCTCCAAGGTTAAATACAAATCCACCTGTAAAATAATAACTAACACGTTCTAACGCTTCGTACTCATCTGTAGCGTAATCGGTATTTAGAATACGAGGTGCCGATAAACCTAAATACCATCTGGTAGAGTGCCAGTATACACCAGCACCAAAGTTAGGCGACCAACGATCTTCTATACCATAAATAACAGGGTCGTTAGGGTTGTCTAATCTAAAACCTTGATCTAAGCTATATTGGGTAAAACCAGCATTAAGACCAAAGGCTAATTTAGAGTTTTCTCCTGTTTTAATAGTATATGAAAAACTTCCATATAAATAATTAAAGTTTTCAGGACCAAGTTCATCATGGATATAAGATCCTCCAATCCCGATTTTCTCGTTATTAAGAGGTGAGTGTATAGATAGTGTTTCTGTGTTTGGTGCACCATCTATACCTACCCATTGGCTTCTGTGTAATCCAACTACACTTAATGTACCTCTACTTCCTGTATATGCAGGGTTAATAGATATGGTATTATACATATATTGGGTGAACTGAGGCAATTGTTGTGCCATCCCGACCGTACAACTCAATAATGCAATAGCTACTATGTGATATTTTAAAATTTTCATAGGTTATTTTTTATTTGGTTCCTAAGTAAATTGGACCTGTCAGTGGTTTCAATCCGCTATTTTTTAATGTTACTATGTAATAATATGTTCCTGTTGGTAAGTGATTAGAATTACCAAATGCACTTGAATCGTTTTGACCACTCCAGTTGTTTTGGTAATTAAGTGATTTATAAACTAAAGCACCCCATCTGTTATAAATTTCAACCTCTATAACAAATCCACATCTGTCTATACCTGTTACAGTGAAGAACTCATTCCATTGGTCACCATTTGGTGTAATCGATGTTGAAATGATAGGATCACAAGTAGGAGGAACACAATCTTCATTAATATCTAAAGTTACAGTTGTTTGATTTTGACATCCTGAGTCTTCAGTAAAGGTAAATACATATGTTCCAACTTCTGAGTCGATAGGATCGAATATGCTACCATTAAGGGTTGCATCTCCAGAATCTACTACCCAAGTACCACTTGAAGTATTATCGGCTAAATAGCTGTTTAAGTCTATTGGACCACCTTCTGTACAAGCACTATCTGAAACTAGAACTGGTTCTTGATGTACATTAACAGTAATTGTTTGTGTAAATACTGAAGTATTACCACTAGAATCTGATACTGTCCATTCTCTTATTATTAAGTAGTTTTCGTTTGCTGCACCACTAGAGGTATTCTCTTCTGTATAATCTACAGTTAAATCTGTAGAACAGTTGTCTGCGAATACTAAATCTGGTTTAGCAGGTACGTCTGTACAATTAACTAAAACTTCTGTATCTAAGTCGCTAACTAGAGTAGGAGGTGTTGTATCTGCTACTGTAATAATTTGAGATACTTCAGTAGTGTTTCCACAAGCATCAGTAAATGTCCAAGTTCTTGTAATGATACTACTTGTAGCATCGATATCATTTGTAGTGTCTACACCTGTAGCAGTGATTGACGCTCCACAATTATCGGTTGCAGTTAAATCTATCATTGCAGGTACATCGTCTCCACATTCTACCGTTACATCGGCAGGTACAGTTGGAGCAGTAGGAGCAACATCATCTATAACAGTTATTACTTGAGTAGTTGTTGTTGAATTTCCACTACTATCTGTAAACATCCAAGTACGTGTAATAATTACGTTACAAGCATCGGCATTATCTATAGTTTCAGTTCCTGCATCAGTAATAGTTCCATCACATGCGTCTGTCGCTGTTAAAGTGTCTAAAGCAGGCACATCATCTATACAAGCATATGTTGTGTCTGCAGGAGCGTTATCTACTACAGGAGCAGTTTCATCAGTATAAGTAATCGTAGCAGTAGTTGTTACGAAATTACCAGCAGCATCGGTAACAGTGAATGTTACAGTTGTTGCGCCATCTGTGTAATTGTTAGTCCAAGTAATGTCTGAACAGAAATCAATGGCAGTAGCACCTCCGTTATTCGCTAACCATGCATTAATAATATCAGTTGGATCTTCGTTACATTCAATTACTAAATTTTGAGCAGGTGTGTCAATAACCGGAGCCGTTTGGTCTGTATAAGTAATCGTAGCCGTAGTAGTTACAAAGTTACCATTAGCATCTGTAGCAGTAAATGTTACAGAGGTAGCACTAAATGTGAAGTTATTAGTCCAAGTAATGTCTGAACAGAAATCCGTAGCAGTAGCACCACCGTTATTCGCTAACCAAGCATTAATAGCATCAGTTGGATCTTCGTTACATTCAACTACTAAATTTTGAGCAGGAGTGTCAATTACCGGAGCCATTGTGTCTGTATAAGTAATCGTAGCAGTAGTTGTTACGAAGTTACCATTAGCATCTGTAGCAGTAAATGTTACAGAAGTAGCACCAGTAGTGAAGTTATTAGTCCAAGTAATGTCTGAACAGAAATCTGTAGCAGTAGCACCACCGTTATTCGCTAACCAAGCATTAATAACATCGGTAGGATCCTCGTTACATTCAACTACTAAATTTTGAGCAGGAGTGTCAATAACCGGAGCCATTGTGTCTGTATAAGTAATCGTCGCCGTCGTCGTTACAAAGTTACCATTAGCATCTGTAGCAGTAAATGTTACAGAAGTAGCACCAGTAGTGAAATTGTTAGTCCAAGTAATGTCTGAACAGAAATCAGTAGCAGTAGCACCACCGTTATTCGCTAACCATGCATTAATAATATCAGTTGGATCTTCGTTACATTCAATTACTAAATTTTGAGCTGGTGTGTCAATAACAGGAGCCGTTTGGTCTGTATAAGTAATCGTAGCCGTAGTAGTTACAAAGTTACCATTAGCATCTGTAGCAGTAAATGTTACAGAGGTAGCACCAAATGTGAAGTTATTAGTCCAAGTAATGTCTGAACAGAAATCCGTAGCAGTAGCACCGCCGTTATTCGCTAACCAAGCATTGATAACATCGGTAGGGTCTTCGTTACATTCAACTACTAAATTTTGAGCAGGAGTGTCAATAACCGGAGCCATTGTGTCTGTATAAGTAATCGTAGCCGTAGTAGTTACGAAGTTACCATTAGCGTCTGTGGCAGTAAATGTTACAGAAGTAGCACCAGGAGTGAAATTGTTAGTCCAAGTAATGTCTGAACAGAAATCTGTAGCAGTAGCACCACCGTTATTTGTTAACCAAGCATTGATAACATCGGTAGGGTCTTCATTACATTCAACTACTAAATTCTGAGCTGGTGTGTCAATAATTGGAGCAGTGTCGTCTGTATAAGTAATCGTAGCAGTAGTTGTTACGAAGTTTCCATTAGCGTCTGTAGCAGTAAATGTTACAGAAGTAGCACCAGTAGTGAAATTGTTTGTCCAAGTAAGGTCTGAACAATTATCAGTTGCAGTAGCACCACCATTATTAGCTAACCATGCATTAATAACATCCGTAGGATTTTCGTTACATTCAACTACTAAATCTTGAGCAGGTGTTTCAATAATAGGAGCAATATTATCTGTAAGGATAATTGTTGCTGAAGTTGTGCTTACATTTCCACAGGCATCTGATGCTGTAAAAGTAACCGTAACATCTGAAGCATTAACTAAAGAACTAGGATCAAAATCATTACTCCAAGTTACATCAGAACATACATCCTGTCCCATTGCACCTCCATTTGTGTTTAACCAAGTTTGAATCTCGGTAATATTTGAATCTCCACATTCCACTGTTATGTCTTGAGCTGCTGTAGTAATTTCAGGAGCAAGTTCATCTATAATGGTATAAGTAGCTGCTGTATTTACTGAGTTTCCACACGCATCAGTAGCTGTAAAGATTACTTCTACAGCACCGTTACAAATGTCTGCAGTTGAATCGTAGTTATTAGTCCAAGTTACATCAGAACAACTGTCATATGCTAATGCATATCCGTTAAGTTCTACCCAAGCATCGATAGTTGGATTTCTTTGTTCCCCATCGCAAGTAAAAACGATATCTGTAGCTTCTTCGATTAGTATTGGAGCAGTTTCGTCTATAACGTTGATAGTTTGAGTACCTACACTAACATTACCACAAGCATCTTCGAAAGTCCAAGTACGTGTAATGATAACGTTACAAGCATCTGAATTGTCTGTTACATCTACAGGAGTTGCTGTTACCATGGCACCACAATTATCTTGAGCAGTTAAGTCGATCATTGCAGGTAATTCATCTGAACAATCAATAGTTACATCTGCAGGAATTGTTGGTACAATTGGAGCTTGAGTATCTGCTACTGTAATGGTTTGAGATACTTCTGTAGAATTTCCACTGTTATCTGTGAATAACCAAGTACGAGTAATAATTACATTACAAGCATCAGTATCGTTAATAGTTTCTGTACCGTTAGATGTGATTGTTCCAGAACAATCATCTGTAGCAGTTAATGGTTCCATTGGAGGAACATCATCAACACATTCTACAGTTAAATCTGCAGGTGCATTATCTACTACAGGAGC encodes:
- a CDS encoding PorP/SprF family type IX secretion system membrane protein; its protein translation is MKILKYHIVAIALLSCTVGMAQQLPQFTQYMYNTISINPAYTGSRGTLSVVGLHRSQWVGIDGAPNTETLSIHSPLNNEKIGIGGSYIHDELGPENFNYLYGSFSYTIKTGENSKLAFGLNAGFTQYSLDQGFRLDNPNDPVIYGIEDRWSPNFGAGVYWHSTRWYLGLSAPRILNTDYATDEYEALERVSYYFTGGFVFNLGDYTKFKPSFLVKATNGAPLSYDLTANFLFYEKLWLGAGYRHNPGVDDRDLQDGTIDYGFRGTNAIGALVDFQVSKQIRIGYTYEFPVNSEIRHYQSGTHEIMLMFELFKERRIKSPRYF
- the gyrA gene encoding DNA gyrase subunit A, with protein sequence MAEGEKLIPINIEDEMKTAYIDYSMSVIVSRALPDVRDGLKPVHRRVLFGMHELGIRATGAHKKSARIVGEVLGKYHPHGDTSVYDAMVRMAQEWSLRYMLVDGQGNFGSVDGDSPAAMRYTEARMRKISEDMLADIDKETVDHKLNFDDTLQEPTVLPTRIPGLLINGASGIAVGMATNMPPHNLTEVVDGIVAFIENKDIEVDELINYIKAPDFPTGGTIYGYDGVKEAFRTGRGRIVMRAKANIEEVQGRECIIVTEIPYQVNKADMIKKTADLVNEKKLEGIATIRDESDRNGMRIVFVLKREAIPNIVLNKLYKYTQLQTSFSVNNIALVEGRPQLLNLKDLIHHFVEHRHEVVVRRTTYELRKAEERAHILEGLIIASDNIDEVIKIIRSSSNADEARERLIERFKLSEIQAKAIVEMRLRQLTGLEQDKLRSEYDEIMLTIEDLKDILDKKERRMDIIKEELIVIRDKYGDERRSVIEYAGGDLSIEDMIPDEQVVITISHAGYIKRTSLTEYKTQHRGGVGQKASTTRNEDFLEHLFVGTNHQYMLFFTQKGKCFWMRVYEIPEGSKTSKGRAIQNLINIEQDDKVMAFICTQDLKDEDYINSHYVIMATKNGQVKKTSLEQYSRPRTNGINAITIKEDDVLLEAKLTTGTSQVMLALKSGKAIRFEEAKTRPMGRGASGVRGITLAEENDEVIGMITVENPQEESVLVVSENGYGKRTYIDDPEDGEPVYRITNRGGKGVKTISITEKTGKLVAIKTVSDSDDLMIINKSGIAIRIAVKDLRVMGRATQGVKLINLRNGDSIAAVAKVMHEEETLEDLEGAEGDIIPVDGEDSPSIENNNLENN
- a CDS encoding OmpA family protein — translated: MKTKIILTILALSSTFIFAQKKVADKFFKNYAYVKASDLYQEAVKKGDSSAHVLTRLGDCYYNNSNSEKAAQWYEVAVNKYEDIDPIYYYKYAQSLRSLGQYDEAVVYLEKFNEVQKDEDRIKGTDFTNVALYEKLKSTEGVYVELVNLPINTKNSDFGGVEYDGTFYFASTSKKNRDELYVWNNEPFLDIYQSQISEATDGEDALNYSYPNYIKGSDINTKYHEASVAITNDGKTMYFTRDNVSKNKKLKADREGTSHLKIYKATYIDSTWQDVKELSINDRVYSTGHPALSPDNKTLYFTSDREGGFGQTDIWKVAILGEDNYGFPVNLGAAVNTEGKEMFPFVDEDNTLYFSSDSYVNLGFLDIFKSDVLKGGTKVENLGAPFNSGFDDFAFNIDAKNGRGYLSSNREGGMGSDDIYSFEICSQLIKGTVRDSRTLVPLSFATVQLIDETGKVMQQVMTGEDGMYSFRVKCNSKYNVLGSKADYKDDLREVNTSLINGNEIITDLNLIPLIIEDEIVINPIYFDFDKWDIRTDAAYELENIVGVMREHPNMRIKIESHTDSRGPDNYNLTLSDKRAKSTRDYILSREIDPSRIESAIGYGETQLVNGCSNGVKCTKEEHQANRRSKFIILEDTDN
- a CDS encoding tetratricopeptide repeat protein — encoded protein: MLSSIDEKYKSKYYFLQAEALYANGAGSEADVTKAIESLNNVDDSMKSEVVEFKQEMQNTFLVKANNDFKNKNYSAANKEFEQLYNIMPSDTTYLYYAAVSAVSDQDYDSALKHYIKLDELGYTGIETQYYATNISTNEEEVMSESQRDLFVKAKSHIKPGKRKTESKQAEITKNIALIYVSQGKNDEALEAVKKARQQDPENLDLLLTEANLYLELGETDKFKELMEAAVAKQPDNPNLHYNIGVISLKNKEFEAARTSFEKALQLKPDYADAALNESTTYIDEGNSLIEEMNSLGTSKADNQRYDELRAKKTSLFDKGAQVLEQYIAKNPNPEPNIYQQLINIYNAVGNDKAKDIQAKLDASK